The following are from one region of the Treponema denticola genome:
- a CDS encoding type II toxin-antitoxin system HicB family antitoxin, whose protein sequence is MKYTYPVIFENDDGKIGVRVPDISGCFTFGDTVTEAIEMAEDAIAMMLAHYEDNNQAIPKASNISDVKIKDGFVNYVIADTDKWRRQFSEKSVKKTVTIPAWLNYKAETANLNFSQELQNALKAKLQIGL, encoded by the coding sequence ATGAAATATACATATCCTGTTATTTTTGAAAATGATGACGGAAAAATAGGGGTAAGAGTTCCCGATATTTCCGGTTGTTTTACATTCGGAGACACAGTAACTGAAGCTATAGAAATGGCAGAGGATGCCATAGCTATGATGCTTGCCCATTATGAAGATAACAATCAAGCAATACCAAAAGCCAGTAATATATCGGACGTAAAAATAAAAGACGGATTTGTAAACTATGTTATAGCCGATACGGATAAATGGCGCAGGCAATTTTCAGAAAAATCGGTGAAAAAGACGGTTACCATTCCGGCATGGTTAAACTACAAGGCCGAAACAGCCAATCTTAATTTTTCGCAAGAATTGCAAAATGCCCTTAAAGCAAAATTACAGATTGGGTTGTAG
- a CDS encoding type II toxin-antitoxin system HicA family toxin: protein MTSNEIIRLLKKAGYEIITGAKHDKAIHKESGKMIAIPRHKGDIPKGTAHNILKEAGIK, encoded by the coding sequence ATGACATCCAATGAAATTATAAGGCTCTTAAAAAAGGCCGGTTATGAAATAATAACCGGAGCAAAACATGATAAAGCAATTCACAAAGAAAGCGGAAAGATGATAGCAATACCGCGTCATAAAGGTGATATTCCAAAAGGAACTGCACATAATATTTTAAAAGAAGCCGGTATTAAATAG